The genomic segment GGGTGCCCGCAACGCCACCGTGGCCGGACTGCCGAGAAGCACGGTTAACATCACCATTGACGGTATCAATAGCCAGGACAATTTCCTGAAAGGCCAGATCGGCGGCGATGGCATGTTCAGCATGATCCAGCCACTTCTCGATGCTATTCAGGAAGTGACGCTGTCCACGGCGACGCCGGGCTCCGAGGCTGCAGGACAGGGAGCGATTCAGATAAAATTCGTCACGCGTTCCGGGAACAATGACTACCACGGCGCCCTTTACGAGTACCATCAAAACAAGGCGCTCAACGCCAACAGCTGGTTTTACAATCGTGACCGGAATCCTACCTATGACGGCTCACAGGATCCCTGCACCACGGCGCAGATGCAGACTCAGTTCGATAAATGCAAGGCACCGCGCGACCGTGTGATTCGCAACCAGTTTGGGTTCCGCCTGGGCGGCCCGATCTCGCTCCCCAAGAGGCTTTTCGGCCCTCTGGGCTTCAATGGCCGCGACCGGGCCTTCTTCTTCCTCAACTACGAGGAGCTTCGCGAGCCCCAGGCGACACAGCGGACCCGAACGATTTTTAATCCGTTAGTCGATCAGGGCATCTACCCCTATACCGTGGGAAACACCACGCAGACCGTGGATCTGATGGCGCTGGCAAGAGCCAACGGCCAGACCTCCACCTTCGATCCCACGGTCCAGAAACTGCTGGCGGACATTCGCGCGGCCACCACTTCGACCGGTACCATAAAAGCGCGTACGGATCCCACCTATCTGGATTATTTGTTCGCCAACACTCCGATGTCCATTCGCAAGGCGCCCACGGCCCGTTTCGACCTCAACTTGACGAACAGCCACCGCCTCGAGGGCAGCTGGAACTTCATGCAGTATCCTCCCTGGCTCGACACTCTGAACAGCGCGGACTATGCATTCCCCGGGTTCCCGAACTTCGGCACCCAGCTGTCGAACCGTTACTCCACCTCGATTGCGCTGCGCTCCACCCTGACGCCCCGGCTGGTCAACGAGCTGCGCTTCGGCATGTCCGCGGGCAGCGTGCTCTTCTGGCCGGAAATCAACGCCGGGCAGTTTACCGGTACAGCGGTCGGCAACCAGGACGGCTTTGCCCTTGGCATCAGCGCCGCCGGCATCTCCAATGCCTACTCACGCCGGAATCCGGAGCGCCGCAACGCTCCCAATGTGAGCCTCTCCGAGACACTGAGCTGGAGCAGGAGTTCGCACAGCTTCAACTTCGGCGCCTCCTTCACCAATGTCGGATTCTGGCTATGGGATCAGAACGTGGTGCCCTCGATCAGTTTCGGCGTGGACAGCACCTATGACCCTGCGTATGTCATGTTCAACGCGTCCAATTACCCGAAAAACTTCCCGAACGCGTCCCCCTCGCAGGTAAGCACGGCCCAGGGTATCTATGCCGTTCTTACGGGGCGCGTCACCCAGATCAGCGGGAACGCGGTTCTAAGCGAGACGAACAACCAATATACGTACAACGGCGCCCAGGTGCAGCGCGGACACATGCGTGAGTTGGGATTCTTCGCGCAGGACTCCTGGCGCATGCGTCCGAATTTTACCTTCACTTACGGCGCTCGCTGGGAGCTTCAGCTTCCGTTCGTGCCGCTCAACAATATGTATTCGTGGAATACCGTTGCAGATCTTTGGGGACTTACCGGTCCGGTGTCAGGAGGCTTCGGAAACGGCAAGCTCTATACACCAGGGACCCTGAACGGCAAGGCGCCGACGTACAATCTCTACAAATCAGGCGATCCCGCCTACAACACTTCCTACCACGACGTTGCTCCCAGTATCGGCTTCGCCTGGACCCCCAAGGGGACCGGTCTGCTCAGGCGATTCCTCGGCGAGAATGGCCAAACCGTGCTCCGCGGCGGGTTTTCTCTTGCCTTCAACCGCCCCGGCATGTACGACTATTCTTCCATGTTCGGCGCTAACCCGGGTATGACCATCAACGCTACCCGCAATGTCAGCAACGGCAACCTGGTCAGCGGCGTGGGAACCGACGTGTGGCCGCTTCTGTTCCGCGACAAGAGCCGTCTCGGCCCGCCTCCGTTTGCGAGCGCGCCGGTTTATCCGATTCAATCCACATCTGTGTCGGACCAGGTCAACATTTTCGATCCCAACACGAAAACGCCTTACTCCCTGTCCTGGTCCTTTGGGGTGCAGCGTGAGCTCACCCGGGACATGGCGCTGGAAGTGCGCTATGTTGCGACCCGCAACCTGCAGCCGTGGGTGCAGATCAACGTCAACGAGATGAATTTTGTCGAGAATGGCTTGCTCGACGAGTTCAAACTCGCAGCGGCTAACCTTCAGGCAAACATGGCGGCGGGGCGCGGAAACAATTTTAAGTACTACGGCAGCGGAACCGGTACTTCACCCTTGCCGATCACGCTCGCGTACTTCAGCGGCGTTCCCGCTTCGCAAGCCGGGGATACGACCAAGTACACCTCTTCCAACTTCACGAGCTCCACATTCGTGAATACGCTTGCCAAATACAATCCAAATCCAAGTTCCTACGGGAGCAACCTGCAGAATGACGCAACGCGGCGCCTCAACGCGCTGACCGCCGGCTTGCCGGCCAACTTCTTCTACGTCAATCCGACCGTCTCCTCCGGAGGCGCATGGATCTCGACCAACTCGGGCTTCAGCAGGTACGAATCGCTGGTGGTGGAGCTGCGCCGCCGCCTGTCCCGGGGACTCCTGGTTCAGGCCTCCTACACCGTCGAAAAGGGTCTCCAGTCCTCGCGACTCTCGTTCAGGACACCGATGATCACGGTGCTCAACGGCGGCGTGATGCCGCAGGTGTTTAGAGTCAACTGGGTTTACGAGCTTCCATTCGGCAACGGCAAGATGCTGCTCTCCGGCACGCATGGCGTTCTTGAGCGAATTGTCGGCGGCTGGGAATTCCAGGGAATCGGCCGCATGCAGAGCGGCAGCCTGCTGAACTTCGGCAATGTCAGGCTGGTCGGCATGACCCTGCAAGACTTGCGGGGTGCGGTCGGCCTTCGCTTCGATGACGCAAACAAGCAGATCTATTACGAACCGGACGATATGCTCAAAAACACGATCGCAGCCTACAACACCAGCGCGACGACATCGACCGGCTACAGCGCGGCCTTCGGCGTTCCCACCGGACGCTACATCTCGCCCGCAAACAGCGGCGGATGCATCCAGGTGGTGGCCGGCGATTGCGCTCCCAATACGGCCTATGTCAGAGGTCCGGGATTCTGGAACTTCGACATGAGCCTGGCCAAGAAGATAAGGTTCACTGAGCAGTCGAACTTCGAATTCCGGGGCGAGTTCATCAACATCTTCAACAATGTTAACTTCAACGGCACAACCTGCACCAGTTCCAGCCAGACCTGCGGGCAGGTCGGCGGGATGCAGGGAAGCAATAGAGTCATCCAGCTGGTCGCGCGGATCAACTTCTAGCGTTATCCTCGCTTCTCAGGACGAGCGGGACACGGCATGCCGTGTCCCGCTACCGTCTCGAATCAACGACAACAACAATCGATGTCGACAAGGGTTCGGCTCCCTGGCGCGCGGTTTCTGGGCCTGGAGATGCGTTCTTGATCTGACTGTCTTGCGTAAGAGGGTGCGATGCCAATCTTCAGCCCCGGACACGGCTGAGCCCACCGATTGAAATCGAACCAGTTGAACCAGTCAGTCCCGGCCAGGGACGTTCTTGCCGGTCAGGCGCGGGTCCGGCTTTACCGTGAGAGGTTGCGTCCAGCTCTTTCCATCCACTGTCAGCTTCACCGTATAGGGGCCGGGTTGTGCCGGCGGCGCGCCTCCGCGACCGCCGCGTCCACCGGCGCCGGGGGCGGGAGCGGCGCGGAGATCCCACACCCAGCGATGCATGCCCGGCGCGGCGGACAGTATCTCCGGCGCAGGCTGCCAGAAGGCGGGATAGACGAGCGCGTCCGGATTTCGCGGAGGCACACGATCGTCACTGGCATAGCGGCGCAGGGTCCGGCCTTCCGCATCGAGGATCTCGAGCGATACGGGCGCCGTGGGTACCGCCCCCAGGTAGTAATCAATGATGGCCCCGTACGGCGGGTTCTCCGCGAACGGTTCGTCTTTGGGCAGGGGAGTGCCGTATTCGCTCCCCGGCGGCATGTTGACCCCATCGGCCGGCTTGAAGAGATACGCATACGACTTCGCGACCGCGTCGTTGATCTGGCGCAGAGCGGTGATATCGTCGAGCACCCAGAATCCGCGCCCGTGAGTGGCGACGATTAAGTCGTCGCCATGAATGGCAAGGTCGCGCATCGACACTGGCGGCAGATTGAGCTGAAGCGGCTGCCAGTCGTCGCCGTCGTCGAACGACACATAGACACTGAGCTCCGTTCCCGCAAACAGCAGCCCTTGCTGTACCGGATCTTCCTTCACCGTCTGCACATAGACGCCCGGGGGGAGGCCCTTTACAATCACCTGCCACGTCTCCCCGCCATCGCGCGTGCGATAGATGTACGGCTCGTAATCTTCGAGCTGGTGCCGCTCCACCGCGGCATATGCTTCCTTCGCGTCGAAGTGCGAAGCGTCGATCATCGTCACCTTGCTCCACGGCGTGAGCGCGGGCGGCGTCACGTTTCGCCAGGTCTTCCCATCGTCCGCAGTGACATGGATGTAACCGTCATCCGTGCCGACCCAGATCTGAGGCGCGCGCAGCGGCGACGGCGCGATCGTGTAAATGACGCCGCGGCGCTGGTTCGTCGGGGCGTCGGCCGCGGCGGATGCATCCAGGTTAGGCGGCACGCCGGGGTTCTCGCGTGTGAGGTCCTGGCTGATTTGCGTCCAGCTTTCGCCGCCATTCGTCGTTTTGTAGAGATACTGGTTGGCATAGTAGAGTGCACGCGGATCGGCCTGGGAAAATACCAGCGGCTGGGTCCACGCATGCCGGAACTGTCCGCGCTGTGCCGCGGATTCGGGCGAGACATTCTGGGTCGCCCCGGTAACGCTGTTCCAACGCGTGACGGTCCCTCCGTAGAGAATTTCGGGATGCAGAGGATCCGGGGCCGTGTAGCCGCTCTCGCCGCCGGCGCCCAGGCCGGTCCACTCGTGCATGGAGATTTCGGCGTGCGGACTGCGCGCGGGCGTGCCCAGAGCGCCGCTGTCCTGCTGCGCGCCGGTCACCCAGTACGGAAAGCGGTAGTCAGCCGCCACATGGTACAGCTGCGCCGTCGGCTGGTTGTACCAGGAACTCCACGTCGTTGCGCCGTCGACGCTGACGATGGCACCCTGGTCGCTGGCGAGAATCATACGGTTCGGGTCTTCAGGAGCGATCCAGAGCTGATGGTAATCGTCGCCGCCGGGCGCCCCTTTGATCGGGATCCAGCTCTTGCCCCCATCGATTGACTTATACAGCGCCGTATTCGACACGTAGACGATGTCCTGGTTTTTAGGATCGACGGTGACCTTGCCGAAATACCAGCCACGTCCCCAGACACGGTTGTCGCCGGAGATCCTGGCCCAGTTCGCTCCGGCATTGTCCGAACGATAGAGCCCGCCGTCCTTTGCATCGACAATTGCATAGACCCGCCCCGCGTTCGCAGGCGCGACGGCGATGCCGATGCGCCCGATACTCTCGGCGGGAAGGCCGGTGGCGAGCGGCTGCCACGTGGTGCCGCCATCGATGGATTTGAAGATGCCGCTGCCCGGCCCGTTGGATGGATTGTAGATGTACCAGGGCGGGCGACGCGTAGCCCACAAGGACGCGTAAATAACCTGCGAGTTCGCCG from the Terriglobia bacterium genome contains:
- a CDS encoding carboxypeptidase-like regulatory domain-containing protein, with translation MRHRIPRLLLLALSMAAAAWTGYAQGGGSSTSLNGTVIDQTGGVIPGAEVVVKNNATGAEAKAVTSENGTFSIPFLTPGTYTATVSVPNFKQAIIKEIVLVAGTPSAIRVTLEVGGSSETVTVQANAELVQSATANITATLNTTQLSSLPLSTRSAFDFLINLPGVDSTSGARNATVAGLPRSTVNITIDGINSQDNFLKGQIGGDGMFSMIQPLLDAIQEVTLSTATPGSEAAGQGAIQIKFVTRSGNNDYHGALYEYHQNKALNANSWFYNRDRNPTYDGSQDPCTTAQMQTQFDKCKAPRDRVIRNQFGFRLGGPISLPKRLFGPLGFNGRDRAFFFLNYEELREPQATQRTRTIFNPLVDQGIYPYTVGNTTQTVDLMALARANGQTSTFDPTVQKLLADIRAATTSTGTIKARTDPTYLDYLFANTPMSIRKAPTARFDLNLTNSHRLEGSWNFMQYPPWLDTLNSADYAFPGFPNFGTQLSNRYSTSIALRSTLTPRLVNELRFGMSAGSVLFWPEINAGQFTGTAVGNQDGFALGISAAGISNAYSRRNPERRNAPNVSLSETLSWSRSSHSFNFGASFTNVGFWLWDQNVVPSISFGVDSTYDPAYVMFNASNYPKNFPNASPSQVSTAQGIYAVLTGRVTQISGNAVLSETNNQYTYNGAQVQRGHMRELGFFAQDSWRMRPNFTFTYGARWELQLPFVPLNNMYSWNTVADLWGLTGPVSGGFGNGKLYTPGTLNGKAPTYNLYKSGDPAYNTSYHDVAPSIGFAWTPKGTGLLRRFLGENGQTVLRGGFSLAFNRPGMYDYSSMFGANPGMTINATRNVSNGNLVSGVGTDVWPLLFRDKSRLGPPPFASAPVYPIQSTSVSDQVNIFDPNTKTPYSLSWSFGVQRELTRDMALEVRYVATRNLQPWVQINVNEMNFVENGLLDEFKLAAANLQANMAAGRGNNFKYYGSGTGTSPLPITLAYFSGVPASQAGDTTKYTSSNFTSSTFVNTLAKYNPNPSSYGSNLQNDATRRLNALTAGLPANFFYVNPTVSSGGAWISTNSGFSRYESLVVELRRRLSRGLLVQASYTVEKGLQSSRLSFRTPMITVLNGGVMPQVFRVNWVYELPFGNGKMLLSGTHGVLERIVGGWEFQGIGRMQSGSLLNFGNVRLVGMTLQDLRGAVGLRFDDANKQIYYEPDDMLKNTIAAYNTSATTSTGYSAAFGVPTGRYISPANSGGCIQVVAGDCAPNTAYVRGPGFWNFDMSLAKKIRFTEQSNFEFRGEFINIFNNVNFNGTTCTSSSQTCGQVGGMQGSNRVIQLVARINF
- a CDS encoding glycoside hydrolase yields the protein MIAACSLPSVFAWQPYPQNLYSGLRWRMIGPFRGGRVNAVSGVPGQPNTFYFGSVGGGVWKSTNAGRTWVPIFDGQPVASIGAIGVAPSNPRIVYVGTGEADMRDSISFGNGMYKSTDAGSSWKHIGLDATRQIGRVLVDPKNPEIVFVAALGHAYGPSPDRGVYRTRDGGATWQKVLYKNDGVGAIDLALDPANSQVIYASLWATRRPPWYIYNPSNGPGSGIFKSIDGGTTWQPLATGLPAESIGRIGIAVAPANAGRVYAIVDAKDGGLYRSDNAGANWARISGDNRVWGRGWYFGKVTVDPKNQDIVYVSNTALYKSIDGGKSWIPIKGAPGGDDYHQLWIAPEDPNRMILASDQGAIVSVDGATTWSSWYNQPTAQLYHVAADYRFPYWVTGAQQDSGALGTPARSPHAEISMHEWTGLGAGGESGYTAPDPLHPEILYGGTVTRWNSVTGATQNVSPESAAQRGQFRHAWTQPLVFSQADPRALYYANQYLYKTTNGGESWTQISQDLTRENPGVPPNLDASAAADAPTNQRRGVIYTIAPSPLRAPQIWVGTDDGYIHVTADDGKTWRNVTPPALTPWSKVTMIDASHFDAKEAYAAVERHQLEDYEPYIYRTRDGGETWQVIVKGLPPGVYVQTVKEDPVQQGLLFAGTELSVYVSFDDGDDWQPLQLNLPPVSMRDLAIHGDDLIVATHGRGFWVLDDITALRQINDAVAKSYAYLFKPADGVNMPPGSEYGTPLPKDEPFAENPPYGAIIDYYLGAVPTAPVSLEILDAEGRTLRRYASDDRVPPRNPDALVYPAFWQPAPEILSAAPGMHRWVWDLRAAPAPGAGGRGGRGGAPPAQPGPYTVKLTVDGKSWTQPLTVKPDPRLTGKNVPGRD